The Liolophura sinensis isolate JHLJ2023 chromosome 8, CUHK_Ljap_v2, whole genome shotgun sequence sequence CATCAGTGCCGTATcctcaatgctgaacttcatcttctcaactttcaacattttttgtagaattttttacatatttttactgtgtcctatatcatttttctatgtatatatagtggtagattttatgttcactttgaCATTATATTTCACACACATTACAACGCAGCAccgatttttcatttttactacAATTAATTATACATAGGCATGAAATTGGCCGCAGTAAGTACAGAGCAGCCGCCacacagtactgcccagtttATAGATTTATACCGCATGAACAGTACCGGGTGGTCAGAGCTTTGCTCTGTATTTACTGTAAAACCTAACACGTTGCAGAATTGTATGTTTATATGGTGCAATGTAACGTCTCGGAGATCAATATTTTCATCATATATCGATATCATCTCGACGAAATATCAGGCCATATACCCCATGCAACACGCTGGTATAGCTTCCAGTAATCTTGGAGCCGTGCGTTCGAATCTCGCTCACGTCCACTCGTCTCTTACAAGATTGTGGACCATGCCATATCTTATTCAGGTTTAGTATTCCcatgaaagtttaaaatatgGAAAGACAATAAGAATAAAATTATGACGCCGATAATCTATCTATGCTTAGTATTTGTTTACAACACAccacagaatatttcacttttccgACCATCAGTAGGTTTATGGATGCAGGAAATTGGGCATAGTCTTGCAGAGAAAGGACCTCCCGATTTGAAGCCGCAACCAACGGGACGGCAACCGGATTCCAGCACACAATAACCTACGTAAGAAATAAACGAACTggtaaagctttttttttttctagggtTGTCCCTGTTCTAAACAAGACTCAAGCCGCATTACTGCTGATCGTCGGATTTGGTGGCTTTTCCCTCTTCTTGGCTGTACTCTACAAAACCATTCGCAGACGGGTTTTCCATGACGTTAACAAGCTGGACTCCACCTTTGACGCCGGGGGTAACATAACATGGAGCCTGACCGCAGTCACTGTAGCCTCTCAGTTCTTCTGGCCTGGGGATATTCTACACAGCGTCACACTGACCGCAAAGGTATGCCTTCAGCTAGTGTATATAGGCATACAAGTCAGCCTtagaaacagacaaaataagATATTTAGCTCGTTAAAATCCTCACTGAGCcacgtaatttttttaatttctactTAACGATCTACATCATACTGTTGCAATAAACACTAATATAACCGACttactcacagcgacagcatccGAACTCCCTCACTAAACGTTGGTTGGCTGCTCTGGACAGCTTCCGGCTAAAAATCCCACCAGATTTACACCAATGGCTATATTCGAATccacgtatttatttatttatttatttgattggtgttttacgccgtactcaagaatatttcacttacacgatggcggccaacattatggtgggtggaaaccgggcaataAACTGTTGCAATAAACATCAATATAACCGACttactcacagcgacagcatccGAACTCCCTCACTAAACGTTGGTCGGCTGCTCTGGACAGCTTCCGGCTAAAAATCCCACCAGATTTACACCAATGGCTATATTCGAATccacgtatttatttatttatttatttgattggtgttttacgccgtactcaataatatttcacttatacaatggcggccagcattatggtgggtggaaaccgggcacagcccgggggaaacccgcgaccatccgcaggttgctgtcagaccttcccacttacggccggagaggaagccagcatgagctggacttgaactcacagcgaccgcattggtgagaggctcccgggtcattacgctagcgcactaaccgaccgAATCCACGTAAGTGTGTAACCCGAATGCAATGTTCTCGAATACGAATGTTTATATAAGTGCAATAAGTACGGAGTCATGAAAGTGCGGAGCCGTAAAAGGAATATGgcggttttctttttttttttaactgagcaTTTTCCCCCACTTTTACTgttggagtttttctttttttaagcagcacccctcccccaccaaaaaacaaaaaggaataACCAACCAATCATTTGGCGCAGGTATCGTGATTTAGGCAAAACCACGAACCAAGTTGTTATCCGACTAACTGATCataatgggccaggcatccttTTGTGggagtttttcttctttttttctcgtCTGCTTAAAAAACCAAAACTTCAACCCGATCTCTTTTTctgggagtttttctttttttgccggggggcggggggggggggggggggagggagtattgaaaaaaaaaaagaactccGTACAGCAGTGATCCCGTGTTGCACTTTTACATTCGAAACCATTCATTCTCATGTGGGATCAACACGGAGACAGCGATTCGAATATATGCCTAACATGCATGAATTATTATGACTCTCCATAATTTACCGTAAATAGGTGAAGGGCAGGACTGTTATATAAGCCACAGGTTCACAAGTCAGATTCACATTAGTGTATACTTTGACTTTTACCGgtcctgatagcacagttggtagagcgtctgcttcgggagcagtagatccagggtcaatcctgggtcgaatcacaccATAGCcctttggcgttcagcatgaagtggatagtgcaacggctggttggcccgtatcagtataatagctcgggcggggcgccttacttgccttcggaaaggcgtctcattgaagcagcacttgataaaagagcggtggaaatccgaccAGCAACAAAAAGGCACATCacaagcactctaaggattcgTCATACGacgaaaaaattgttaagcactcactcactcactcactttgaCTTTTTATGTGACTTGCACAGAACTGTTGTTTTTCTCTTAACAGTCTTGAGTCTTCATATAGTATATGCATGTGACATCCTTCCAGCAAACCGTAACGTTGGTACTTCTTAAAATTCCACTTAATTCTAAAGAAcggcttaaaaaaaaaacagtcagataaatacataacttAAACTCCATTTGACTTCTCTGTGGAGTATAAATAAACCTCGTGGTTAAATATCTCACCGTTGAAAACTTCATGTTTGCCCAATAAGAAATATGGATTTATACTTCACTTTTCATTCTTTGCATTGTTAAATCCGAGTGAATGTAATCTTATATTTTGCAGTCGTGAGACCTTGCAAGTCACCGTTTTCGTACGGTCACAAATGGCTACGCTAGCTTACCTCTCGAATAAGAATGGTCAAATCCGTTACCTTTTCAGATAGGTGTGGCCGGGTCGTTCTGGTACTCTGTAGGGGTGTTGGTGAATATTCTGTTATTCCCGGTATTCTCCGTCAGCTTAAAGACAAGAGCTCCAGGAGCCAAAACCTatttacaggtaaatgttttaaaGAATACAATCATCACCTTTTTCATTCCAAGAAAATCTCGAAAACTGAGGTTGCAAGCTGGAAGACTACTATTTAGGGACTGTAAATCACATGCTCATGCTAATATATACTGTCTGTCCAAATAGCGGAAATGCACGTACTGTGCGGAGGTTTTGGAGgaaaataaaggtcataaaataattGTTTGGGTCATCCTAtcttaaaaaatgaaaactatataTCATTTTTCTAAGATGAATTAAACTTTCataatcaagcaaaatgagtgACTTAATCATTGTCACAATTTTAGCTAACATGCAACATATAACCGTACAGTCTGAGTCCTTAAGATGGGGATTAAGGCACTTTGTATACTAGCAATATACAGCATTTATACGGACTCTCGAATGAACCTGTAAAATAATTCCTAACAATTGTTTGGACTTTCGTACCCTTGCCTAAGGTTTTAGTTGAAAGCTGCAGCTCTTATACCTTTGCTATCCGTCTCTTCCAGATATTCCGTGTTCGGTTTGGCCGCCCAGCTCACATCGTGTTTTGTGGCTTTGCCTTGGTTACCACTACCATGATCATGACATCAACTCTGCTGGCGGGAAAGGCCATGATACAGTCCTTGGTGGAGGACGTTTCCGATGAATTTGTCCTCATGACCATGGCCTTTCTCTTCGGTTCTTACTCCCTCGTCGGTGGCCTGGGAACAACATTTTATGTCTCCTACTTCAACGCCTGTCTCGTGTTTATAATCCTAATAACCTTTGCTGCCAAGATCGTCTACTTTCCTCCGGAGGACCTCGATGTTTCCCGGACCAAACTCGGTAACATAAGCGCCATCTATGATACCTTAGTGTGTTTGGAAGGTCCAGAAGGAAACACGGAGCGGAGTTATCTCACCTTTCAGTCGTCGTTGGGGTTCCTCTACGGCACGCTGTCTGTCCTGTTAGGAACAGCCACCACGTTTTGCGACCAGGCGTTATGGCAGAGCCGTATTGCCGCCAAACCTTTGCCAGGAGTTTGGGGCTTTCTGGTTGGAGGATTAATATGGTTCACTGTCCCAATGACAATGGCGTCAGCGACGGGTATAAGTTACTTGGTCCTCTCTTATGAAAACGGCAATCATTTGCTGACACCAAATGAAATCAATGAAGGTAAATACATCATATGGACAGACTTAGTAATAGCACACTACTTAAAAACTTTCACTTGTATAACGGCGGTCTGCTTTATTTTTTACAAGTGTGTCGGCGGTctgctttatgggtggagtaatCCGGAGTATTTGGAAAGACTTAATTGCTCCTTGAAACTATACGCTTGTGTACACGACACCCATATTGTTCTGAATAATAAATTTAGATGAGTTTAAGTAACACTGGAATGTTCTGTAGTGAATTTCCTCGGAGTGATTGTACCACATACCCTAAATCAGCAATCCACCTTTCCCTATTCCGGAACTGCATATGTCTAATACATATCACATATTTAAACAGATATCAAAGATTTATTCGCTGAGTTTAAATTGTCCCTTCTCGTAGATATATCACACTGTTGCATAAATCTAAGCATTGACTGTTCGAAGGACTAGCCACCCCACTTGTGGCAGAACGGATTTTAGGACAGGCTGGTGGCGTAATGATCCTCACCATGGGAACAATGGCTCTCATGTCAACCGGAAGTGGCGAGGTCATGGGATTGTCTTCCATCATCATCTATGACATTTACCAGGTGTATATAAAGCCTTTCAGGTCAGTcttatttttacaatattttagtTGAAGAGATATATTATACAACGAGCACAGGGGCCCTTTGGGTTTTTTGCTTGGTGTTCACAAAAGTGTTTCaagtcaaaatgtcaacatgtttACACCACGGAACAATATTGCCATCGGGCTGATCAGGACATAGCCTATCCAATAAAAATACGAGCTCGATTAGCAATGTCGTGGCACCAAACATCCACCTTAAAAGACTAAAGCTCTAACTACTCGGCCACCGCAGTGTGGTTGTCTACCCCGTCGAAGTGTAAGTTTCTTTTGAGTGGTGCAATCTCAGTAGCGTGGTATTACGTTGAGCTATGTATTCTTATTGGGTAGACATATAAAATCTACCAAAAGTACACGGGCTCGAATCCAGGTCCATGAGATATGGTTTAAAGCCAGGATTTTTTGTCCGGAGAACAAAGATAATGGTGGTGGTTTACCGCGGGTTTTGTCTACAAATTATAACATGACCACTGTTAAATACCTGTTATAAAATAAGTCACGGTATaaaactttcataaaacttGGTAGCATTCAATCGCTAGAGACTAGAACTTTGCGGTAGCTGCAATGCTCCTTCTGTGTTTCAGAAAATACCTTTATGAAACTCAATGTATCTTGTGTGGGAAGACCCAGAAAGGGCTGGAAAAAATAGAGCAAAATGACCATTCCAGTCATAGTTATTCTGAGGAAGACACTTGTTGTTGTACACCGGTGGAGAAATGTGAAAGGTGTGCCCAAGACGTTGGGAAGCTTCAATCTGGAGAGACGCTTGGATACAACCAGACGTACATGTGCTCCGTCCACGGGCCTTATAGGGCTTATCAGGATCACTTAGTGCAGACAAAGGACTGGTGTATCCTTTTCGTAACGATCTCCTTGGTGCCATTTGGACTGCTCATCTTTGGGACAGGGATCGACTTGAACTGGATGTTCTACTGTGGTGCTATACTAACTATACCGTGCTTCATTCCTGTGATATTCGCAATCGTCTGGGCTAAAGCCACCTGTACTGGGCTAATTTCTGGTGAGTTCCTATCAAAATTTAACTATCGATGGTTGTTGGTTGATTTAATTTCGATAAGCTTGATGCCAAAAAGGCGCCATGAACACTGGAAACATGGAACATTCCTTTTCCAGTCAAGAAGTGGACTAAATTTCTTGACTGTTCCCTTGTTGTTAACTGGCATAAACTAGCGTGTTGTTCTTTTTAACGGTCGCTAAATGTTAGTCACACGATTCATGTGGTCTACTGTTTCCAAAAGTTACATTGCTGCTAGCTGTTGCTTTTCTCCACCAGCAATATCAAACTGTTGATATTCTATCTCATTTCTATCCCTGCTGACAGTGATCAATTGGTGAATAAATGATTCATGGTCTACTGATATCAGGAGTTGCGTTACCGCTGCATGGCTGTTGCTAACCCTCCAATAAAATATTAAGCTGTTCCAATAGAGTGGTATTCTTTCTGACCTCCGACACTAGAAACAAAGATAGTTTTGTTGGTAAATGTATCACTTTTGACACATTTGACAATTTCAGGAGCGTTGGCCGGTTTGATATCTGGGGTTACCTCAGCGTTGATAGCAGCCAGCACTCTGGAGGGAGGTCTCACGGAATTCCTCCTGAACACAGCTCACGAATTCACCATCACCGTCGGGTGTTACACCGCCTTTCTCGTCTCTCTGCTTGTTTGTGTGATAGTCTCGCTCCTTTCACACAACATCAAAAGTGGTCGGGACGCCTTGGTGGAATGGGAAAAGACACACCAGATTGACAACCCTCTTAACCCGTGGCATCTGAATTTTAGACAGGAACTTGAGGGTGCAGACTATACCTACAGACCAAGCCTTGAGCAACTGGCCCGCGCCTTTAAACCCGCCCGGTACTCAGCTATAATCGGTGGCCTGGCGCTCGTTGTACTGGGGATAGGGGTCATGCCTGGAGTGATGAGCATATTTCCGGTGTTGAGCTTGACAGAATTCACTGGTTGGATGACGTTTTGTCACGTGTGGGCTGTCGTCATGGGAATAGTGGTAGTGTTTGTGGCTCCTATCGAAGAAATTGTTAAGGTTGTAAAACAAAGACAGATGAATAAGCGTAAATTGACTACAAAAGAACAGGGTAAAGATCCTGATTTGTCAACTATTTGTCTAAATGATTCAAACTAATCGTTTGATCCAATCGCCTGATTAGAACATTTTATGACTTTTTGTGAAGGGATGAATAGACACACACATATAGTATCTGTAAAGATTAGACACTGTAATGCGTAACCATTATAAATGTCAAggttacaaatacatttaatgaTTGCTTTATTGCGGGAGTAAACTACGACTGGTCAGCTATAAAATCTGTATCCAAGCCGTATTTTCACCATTTGTCAAACCTGTTGAGATCAACGCGTTGAGATAATGAACCAGTTATGTCCAGAAATCTGTTACCCGAGCCATACTTTCACCGTTTCCCAAACCAAGggtggaagtacatgtattcggATAAGGGTTCAACATCGGTACAATCCGGTTTGTTACTCAGGCCTGCTTTCGCCAAAGCAATGTCGGAAGCAGTGCATCCGGATAATGATGCAACGCCGCCACCCcatcaccccccaccccccaaaaaaacaatatgttacCTATGCCATGCTATCACCATTTGCCAAACCAGTAGTGGAAGCAAGGCATCTGGATAATGACCAACGTCAATACAACCCGTTACCAAAGTCATACTTTCACAAAATTGTCAAACCAATGAAAACCATTCAAATAATGACTGAACGCCAAAACAGTCTGTTACCAGAATCACACTAGTCGCCAAACCAGTGTTGGGAGCAATGTAACATGATAATGGTTCAATACCAATAGTTTCCTTCCCAAGCCGAGCTTTCACCATTTACAGAACTAATGGTGGATGTATAGTATCCGGATAACGACTCACCGTCTGTACAATCTGTTTCTAGAGCCAGATGTTCACTATTTGCCAGATCAACAATGCTGGAAGCAGTCTATTCAGATATAATGGAACACCGTCAATATAATCTGTTACCCGAGCCAGACTTTCGCCATTTGCCAGACCAACAATGCTGGAAGCAGTCTATTCAGATATAATGAAACACCGTCAATATAATCTGTTACCCGAGCCAGACTTTCGCCATTCGCCAGGCCAACAATGCTGGAAGCAGTGCATCCAGATATACTGGTCCACCGTCAATATAATCTGTTACCCGGGCCAGACTTTCGCCATTTGCCAGACCAACAATGCTGGAGGCAGTCTATTCAGATATAATGGAACACCGTCAATATAATCTGTTACCCGAGCCAGACTTTCGCCATTTGCCAGACCAACAATGCTGGAGGCAGTGCATCCAGATATACTGGTCCACCGTCAATATAATCTGTTACCTAGGCCAGACTTCCGCCATTTGCCAGACCAACAATGCTGGAAACATTGTCTCTACATATACTGGTCCACCGTCAATATAATCTGTTACCCGGGCCAGACTTTCTCCATTCGCCAGACCAACAATGCTGGAAGCAGTCTATTCAGATATAATGAAACACCGTCAATATAATCTGTTACCCGGGCCAGACTTTCGCCATTTGTCAGACCAACAATGCTGGAAGCAGTCTATTCAGATATAATGAAACACCGTCAATATAATCTGTTACCCGAGCCAGACTTTCGCCATTTGCCAGACCAACAAAGCTGGAAGCAGTCTATTCAGATATAATGAAACACCGTCAATATAATCTGTTACCCGAGCCAGACTTTCGCCATTTGCCAGACCAACAATGCTGGAGGCAGTGCATCCAGATATAATTGTCCACCGTCAATATAATCTGTTACCCGAGCCAGACTTTCGCCATTTGTCAGACCAACAATGCTGGAAACATTGTCTCTACATATACTGGTCCACCGTCAATATAATCTGTTACCCGGGCCAGACTTTCTCCATTCGCCAGACCAACAATGCTGGAAGCAGTCTATTCAGATATAATGAAACACCGTCAATATAATCTGTTACCCGAGCCAGACTTTCGCCATTTGCCAGACCAACAATGCTGGAGGCAGTGCATCCAGATATAATTGTCCACCGTCAATATAATCTGTTACCCGAGCCAGACTTTCGCCATTTGTCAGACCAACAATGCTGGAAACATTGTCTCTACATATACTGGTCCACCGTCAATATAATCTGTTACCCGAGCCAGACTTTCGCCATTTGCCAGACCAACAAAGCTGGAAGCAGTCTATTCAGATATAATGAAACACCGTCAATATAATCTGTTACCCGAGCCAGACTTTCGCCATTTGCCAGACCAACAATGCTGGAGGCAGTGCATCCAGATATACTGGTCCACCGTCAATATAATCTGTTACCTAGGCCAGACTTCCGCCATTTGCCAGACCAACAATGCTGGAAACATTGTCTCCACATATACTGGTCCACCGTCAATATAATCTGTTACCCGGGCCAGACTTTCTCCATTCGCCAGACCAACAATGCTGGAAGCAGTCTATTCAGATATAATGAAACACCGTCAATATAATCTGTTACCCGAGCCAGACTTTCGCCATTTGCCAGACCAACAAAGCTGGAAGCAGTCTATTCAGATATAATGAAACACCGTCAATATAATCTGTTACCCGGGCCAGACTTTCGCCATTTGTCAGACCAACAATGCTGGAAGCAGTCTATTCAGATATAATGAAACACCGTCAATATAATCTGTTACCCGAGCCAGACTTTCGCCATTTGCCAGACCAACAAAGCTGGAAGCAGTCTATTCAGATATAATGAAACACCGTCAATATAATCTGTTACCCGAGCCAGACTTTCGCCATTTGCCAGACCAACAATGCTGGAGGCAGTGCATCCAGATATAATTGTCCACCGTCAATATAATCTGTTACCCGAGCCAGACTTTCGCCATTTGTCAGACCAACAATGCTGGAAACATTGTCTCTACATATACTGGTCCACCGTCAATATAATCTGTTACCCGGGCCAGACTTTCTCCATTCGCCAGACCAACAATGCTGGAAGCAGTCTATTCAGATATAATGGAACACCGTCAATATAATCTGTTACCCGAGCCAGACTTTCGCCATTTGCCAGACCAACAAAGCTGGAAGCAGTCTATTCAGATATAATGAAACACCGTCAATATAATCTGTTACCCGAGCCAGACTTTCGCCATTTGCCAGACCAACAATGCTGGAGGCAGTGCATCCAGATATACTGGTCCACCGTCAATATAATCTGTTACCTAGGCCAGACTTCCGCCATTTGCCAGACCAACAATGCTGGAAACATTGTCTCCACATATACTGGTCCACCGTCAATATAATCTGTTACCCGGGCCAGACTTTCCCCATTCGCCAGACCAACAATGCTGGAAGCAGTCTATTCAGATATAATGGAACACCGTCAATATAATCTGTTACCCGAGCCAGACTTTCGCCATTTGCCAGACCAACAATGCTGGAAGCAGTCTATTCAGATATAATGAAACACCGTCAATATAATCTGTTACCCGAGCCAGACTTTCGCCATTCGCCAGGCCAACAATGCTGGAAGCAGTGCATCCAGATATACTGGTCCACCGTCAATATAATCTGTTACCCGGGCCAGACTTTCGCCATTTGCCAGACCAACAATGCTGGAAGCAGTCTATTCAGATATAATGAAACACCGTCAATATAATCTGTTACCCGAGCCAGACTTTCGCCATTTGCCAGACCAATAATGCTGGAAGCAGTGCATCCAGATATAATTGTCCACCGTCAATATAATCTGTTACCTAGGCCAGACtttcaccatttgccaacaacaATGCTGGAAACACTGTCTCCACATATACTGGTCCACCGTCAATATAATCTGTTACCCGGGCCAGACTTTGCCCATTTGCCAAACCAGCCAAAAAGCTCATTGAATAAGATAACCGAATGTAGTGTTAATTACTATAGAGGTAAATAGATATGCCAGAAAGACTTACTATATTCACGAGGAAACATACGTAAAGCCTAATGTATATAGAATAAGTATacagtttcttttgttttataacGTTGTGTGAACGTTAAAACAttgatataaaaaaatgtactttgtGCTGCTAGTTATTCATTTCTCGCTGCGGTATAGTCTCTCGCCAACGCGGTGGCTGTgtattcatgtccagctcatgctggcttcctctctggtcgtacatgggaaggtatggcagcaaGATGCGGATGGCCCTGGCCAGATGCAAACTTGGTGCAAGAAAAGCACTTGTCTGACCGTCACCATATACACTGTGAAGTACTGTATATCCTTAACTCTGGCGAAGAACATGTACCTCGGGGAACCTTTCCAGCGCAATAGCGAGTCGGTTCCAAGCTGATCAGACCACAATTACACAGGAGTGATAAGTTACATCTGTACACTGGTCATAAAGGGTTCCACTGAGGTGCTTCGTTGGCTTCTTTTCTTAACTGGCATTGAGGCAAAGTACATCTCTTATCGAACGCCATATTTCGCCTTAACTATCTGGTAATAATCTATTACTATTTATAATCATATTCCCGCAAGTCACGATGACAGTGTTAACTTCTGGTTTAAAGTCTCTTTGGACATCCTTGGTTCAAATCAGATCAGTCAGTCACACTCAACCCTGTCGCATTAATGTACACTGACAATAGTGTCCACCAGTATAGAATGTTCGATTTCCTCCATCCAGTAAAGTAAAAACAATGAACTGCAATCAAACTGCAAGCGAAGTAATTTGAAAGCAAGTTACCAAACTTCACAGCCACCGCAAACCTGAAGTCTACGCAGCGTAGGTGTCTGTGGTTGCCAAgcaatgtaatttatttatttgattggtgttttacaccgtactcaagaatatttcacttatacgacggcggccaccattatggtgggtggaaaccgggcaggcccCGGGGAAATCCGCggtttgctgtcagaccttcccacatacggccggagaagaagccaacatgagctggacttgaactcacagggaccgcatttgtgagaggctcctgggttattacgctgtgcCAGCGCGCTAACCCCAAGCAGTGTAATGTGTGGTTCCCACGCTGAACATGCCGCTGAACTGGTTCATATTAAATGCTAATCGAGATTATGAGGTTATAGAATGTCTAGATTTTATAGTCATTTAGCAATTATGTAATCTAAGAGGAGTGATCTATGATTAAAAATGGCGGCGGCAGCCTACAGCACAAATTACcggtgtacatgtttatatatgggCTTCACTTTTTCCTTCTAATaccgtaggcctatatatttgaCACATTCATGACGTGTCATTACATAAGCtacattaaatttatatttttgttgaaaaattttCATCGTAAAGATGGAACTTGCACAGAATAAAGACAGTGGCTCGACATAAACTGACCACAGTATCATTCTACTATGACTAGCATACAAATCTGAATTCAACGACGCGACAACACGTATATTAATGTATATAGGCTATCATAATTCAGAATCgttcatttaattatttcttccgtaaaaacaaaaacaactttttggCTTTATTTTCATGGGGAAACCCGCAGATTATGGCTGCATGGAAGGTGTCCAGTTGTGAAACCATATTCACAATACTGACGAGATCTTGATGGTCGCTAGGGTAAAACTGAAATACGGCGGGAGCTCGTGGCTTCAGACAGTGTGCTATCGAGGCTAAAAAGCTTCGCAAGCTTTGTACGTTGTCTGAATATTGAGTCTCGGTTAAAAGCCACTGTATTACTGATATACTGATGAGTGCGTCCATCACGCCCTTCCTCATACAATGTAGCATTCTAAGATCAGCTTGAACAAGATCAAAGCACGTGCCTAGTGTTGGTGACACGGTATCAGTTTCATTTCCGATATCCTGGGCTTTGGTGAGCATGTGTCTATTTATGTCTACACCAAGTATAAAATGATTTCCGCCACAATAGGCACCTATATGTTTGAGATTAAGCCCACTGCCGCAACCAAGGTCCAATATCAACATTGTAGACGTATCGGTCTTTTCTCCAAATTTTGGCCTTGAAAGAATCTCAGTGGCCATCCTAGTCATCTCTGCCTGGATCCGGACATTTCTAGGCTTGTCAGTGTACCTTGTCGCTTCCATCTCCGTGTAGACGTGCTGGGGGTTCGAACCCCGTCGGCTTTCCGGACGGCGCTGGCTCTCTTTGCTGTATGACTTCACTCCGAACAGCGTGGGCGAATCCACTGTAGTAAGTTCGGGCATGTCTGGCAGATCATTGGGGGATGTGTTCGGAAAGTAATAGATGTACCCTGATTTGTGTGAGCACAAGTGCCGAGAA is a genomic window containing:
- the LOC135473486 gene encoding uncharacterized protein LOC135473486, producing the protein MAASIIVAGRKRAEARRITAPINRLLDLLHTVVPVLNKTQAALLLIVGFGGFSLFLAVLYKTIRRRVFHDVNKLDSTFDAGGNITWSLTAVTVASQFFWPGDILHSVTLTAKIGVAGSFWYSVGVLVNILLFPVFSVSLKTRAPGAKTYLQIFRVRFGRPAHIVFCGFALVTTTMIMTSTLLAGKAMIQSLVEDVSDEFVLMTMAFLFGSYSLVGGLGTTFYVSYFNACLVFIILITFAAKIVYFPPEDLDVSRTKLGNISAIYDTLVCLEGPEGNTERSYLTFQSSLGFLYGTLSVLLGTATTFCDQALWQSRIAAKPLPGVWGFLVGGLIWFTVPMTMASATGISYLVLSYENGNHLLTPNEINEGLATPLVAERILGQAGGVMILTMGTMALMSTGSGEVMGLSSIIIYDIYQVYIKPFRKYLYETQCILCGKTQKGLEKIEQNDHSSHSYSEEDTCCCTPVEKCERCAQDVGKLQSGETLGYNQTYMCSVHGPYRAYQDHLVQTKDWCILFVTISLVPFGLLIFGTGIDLNWMFYCGAILTIPCFIPVIFAIVWAKATCTGLISGALAGLISGVTSALIAASTLEGGLTEFLLNTAHEFTITVGCYTAFLVSLLVCVIVSLLSHNIKSGRDALVEWEKTHQIDNPLNPWHLNFRQELEGADYTYRPSLEQLARAFKPARYSAIIGGLALVVLGIGVMPGVMSIFPVLSLTEFTGWMTFCHVWAVVMGIVVVFVAPIEEIVKVVKQRQMNKRKLTTKEQGKDPDLSTICLNDSN